A genomic stretch from Perognathus longimembris pacificus isolate PPM17 chromosome 5, ASM2315922v1, whole genome shotgun sequence includes:
- the Ece2 gene encoding endothelin-converting enzyme 2 isoform X2, with translation MASPRAPAPGPPSPRRNSEYGQVQYWDRRYRGAADAAPYEWFGGFASFRALLEPELRPDDRILVLGCGNSALSYELFLGGFPSVTSVDYSSVVVAAMRACYAHVPTLRWETMDARAMRFPSGSFDVVLEKGTLDALLAGERDPWAVSPEGVHTVDQVLREMVEYKRATLREEDAPEPPAEGGASPDAMEVGRRGRRSGAPHTRRELVLAGVSLLLATLLLGCLVALGIQSRRDPSRRTCLSEACVRVAGKILESLDRGVSPCEDFYQFSCGGWIRRNPLPDGRSRWNTFNSLWDQNQAVLKHLLENTTFNSSSEAERKTQRFYLSCLQVERIEELGAQPLRDLIDKIGGWNISGPWEQYNFMEVLKAVAGTYRATPFFTVYISADSKSSNSNIIQVDQSGLFLPSRDYYLNRTANEKVLTAYLNYMEELGTLLGGWPASTREQMQQVLELEIQLANITVPQDQRRDEEKIYHKMSIAELQALAPSIDWLEFLSFLLSPLELGDSEPVVVYGTDYLRQVSDLINCTEPSILNNYLIWNLVQKTTSSLDRRFEAAQEKLLESLYGTKKSCTPRWQTCISNTDDALGFALGSLFVKATFDRQSKEIAEGMISEIRSAFEEALGQLVWMDEKTRQAAKEKADAIYDMIGFPDFILEPKELDDVYDGYEVSEDSFFQNMLNLYNFSAKVMADQLRKPPSRDQWSMTPQTVNAYYLPTKNEIVFPAGILQAPFYARHHPKALNFGGIGVVMGHELTHAFDDQGREYDKEGNLRPWWQNESLAAFRNHTACMEEQYNRYQVNGERLNGRQTLGENIADNGGLQAAYNAYEAWLRKHGEEQQLPAVGLTNHQLFFVGFAQVWCSVRTPESSHEGLVTDPHSPARFRVLGTLSNSRDFLRHFGCPAGSPMNPGQLCEVW, from the exons GTTGTGGGAACAGCGCCCTGAGCTATGAGCTGTTCCTTGGAGGTTTCCCCAGCGTGACCAGCGTGGATTACTCATCGGTAGTGGTGGCCGCCATGCGGGCCTGCTATGCCCACGTGCCCACGCTGCGCTGGGAGACCATGGACGCCCGGGCGATGCGCTTCCCCAGCGGCTCCTTTGATGTGGTCCTTGAGAAGGGCACACTGGACGCCCTGCTGGCTGGGGAACGGGACCCCTGGGCGGTGTCTCCCGAAGGCGTCCACACGGTGGACCAGGTGCTGAGAGAG atGGTGGAGTACAAACGCGCCACGCTCCGCGAGGAAGACGCGCCCGAGCCCCCCGCCGAGGGCGGGGCCTCCCCGGACGCCATGGAGGTGggca GACGGGGCCGGCGTTCCGGGGCCCCGCACACCCGGCGGGAGCTGGTCCTGGCCGGCGTTTCCCTCCTGCTGGCCACGCTGCTGCTGGGCTGCCTGGTGGCCCTGGGCATCCAGTCCCGCAGAG ACCCGTCCCGCCGAACCTGCCTCTCCGAGGCCTGCGTGCGAGTGGCCGGGAAGATCCTGGAGTCCCTGGACCGAGGGGTGAGCCCCTGCGAGGACTTCTACCAGTTCTCCTGCGGGGGCTGGATCCGCCGCAACCCCCTGCCCGACGGCCGCTCCCGCTGGAACACCTTCAACAGCCTGTGGGACCAGAACCAGGCCGTCCTGAAGCACCTGCTGG AGAACACCACCTTCAACTCCAGCAGCGAGGCGGAGAGGAAGACCCAGCGCTTCTACCTGTCCTGCCTGCAGGTGGAGCGCATCGAGGAGCTGGGAGCCCAGCCTCTTCGAGACCTCATtgacaag ATTGGCGGTTGGAACATTTCGGGGCCCTGGGAGCAGTACAACTTCATGGAGGTGCTGAAGGCAGTGGCAGGGACCTACAGAGCCACGCCCTTCTTCACCGTCTACATCAGCGCCGATTCTAAGAGTTCCAACAGCAACATCATCCAG GTGGACCAGTCAGGACTCTTTCTACCATCCCGAGATTACTACTTAAATAGAACTGCCAATGAGAAA GTGCTTACTGCCTACCTGAACTACATGGAGGAGCTGGGAACGCTGCTGGGTGGATGGCCGGCTTCCACCCGGGAACAGATGCAGCAGGTGCTAGAACTGGAGATACAACTAGCCAACATCAcagtgccccaggaccagcggCGCGACGAGGAGAAGATCTACCACAAGATGAGCATCGCGGAGCTGCAG gcTCTGGCCCCCTCCATAGACTGGCTTGAGTTCCTGTCTTTCTTGCTGTCACCGTTGGAGCTGGGTGACTCGGAGCCTGTGGTGGTCTATGGGACAGATTACTTACGGCAGGTGTCAGATCTCATCAACTGCACGGAACCCAG TATCCTGAACAACTACTTGATCTGGAACTTGGTGCAGAAGACAACCTCGAGCCTGGACCGGCGTTTTGAAGCTGCCCAAGAGAAGCTGCTGGAGAGCCTGTATGGCACCAAGAAG TCCTGCACACCAAGATGGCAGACCTGTATCTCCAACACAGATGACGCGCTTGGCTTTGCCTTGGGCTCCCTGTTTGTGAAGGCTACCTTTGACCGACAAAGCAAGGAAATC GCAGAAGGGATGATCAGTGAGATCCGGTCTGCTTTTGAGGAGGCCCTGGGACAGCTGGTTTGGATGGACGAGAAGACCCGGCAGGCAGCCAAGGAGAAA GCAGATGCTATCTACGATATGATTGGTTTCCCGGACTTCATCCTAGAGCCCAAAGAGCTAGATGATGTGTATGATGGG TACGAAGTTTCTGAAGATTCCTTCTTTCAAAACATGTTGAATTTGTACAACTTCTCTGCTAAGGTGATGGCTGACCAGCTCCGCAAGCCTCCCAGCCGTGACCA GTGGAGCATGACCCCCCAGACAGTGAATGCCTACTACCTTCCAACCAAGAACGAAATCGTCTTCCCTGCTGGCATCCTGCAGGCCCCTTTCTATGCCCGCCACCACCCCAA GGCCCTGAACTTTGGTGGCATTGGCGTGGTCATGGGCCATGAGTTGACACATGCCTTTGATGACCAAG GGCGGGAGTACGACAAGGAAGGAAACCTGCGGCCCTGGTGGCAGAATGAGTCCCTAGCAGCCTTCCGGAACCACACAGCCTGCATGGAGGAACAGTACAACCGGTACCAGGTCAATGGGGAGAGGCTCAATGGCCGCCAGACGCTGGGGGAGAACATCGCTGACAACGGGGGGCTTCAGGCTGCTTACAAC gcctACGAAGCCTGGCTGAGGAAGCACGGGGAAGAGCAGCAGCTGCCCGCCGTGGGGCTCACCAACCACCAACTCTTCTTTGTGGGATTTGCCCAG GTGTGGTGCTCAGTCCGCACACCAGAGAGCTCTCACGAGGGGCTGGTGACTGACCCCCACAGCCCTGCTCGCTTCCGAGTGCTGGGCACGCTCTCCAACTCCCGAGACTTCCTCCGGCACTTCGGCTGCCCTGCCGGCTCCCCCATGAACCCAGGGCAGCTGTGCGAGGTGTGGTAG
- the Ece2 gene encoding endothelin-converting enzyme 2 isoform X3, producing the protein MSVALQELGGGGGGLGTMVEYKRATLREEDAPEPPAEGGASPDAMEVGRRGRRSGAPHTRRELVLAGVSLLLATLLLGCLVALGIQSRRDPSRRTCLSEACVRVAGKILESLDRGVSPCEDFYQFSCGGWIRRNPLPDGRSRWNTFNSLWDQNQAVLKHLLENTTFNSSSEAERKTQRFYLSCLQVERIEELGAQPLRDLIDKIGGWNISGPWEQYNFMEVLKAVAGTYRATPFFTVYISADSKSSNSNIIQVDQSGLFLPSRDYYLNRTANEKVLTAYLNYMEELGTLLGGWPASTREQMQQVLELEIQLANITVPQDQRRDEEKIYHKMSIAELQALAPSIDWLEFLSFLLSPLELGDSEPVVVYGTDYLRQVSDLINCTEPSILNNYLIWNLVQKTTSSLDRRFEAAQEKLLESLYGTKKSCTPRWQTCISNTDDALGFALGSLFVKATFDRQSKEIAEGMISEIRSAFEEALGQLVWMDEKTRQAAKEKADAIYDMIGFPDFILEPKELDDVYDGYEVSEDSFFQNMLNLYNFSAKVMADQLRKPPSRDQWSMTPQTVNAYYLPTKNEIVFPAGILQAPFYARHHPKALNFGGIGVVMGHELTHAFDDQGREYDKEGNLRPWWQNESLAAFRNHTACMEEQYNRYQVNGERLNGRQTLGENIADNGGLQAAYNAYEAWLRKHGEEQQLPAVGLTNHQLFFVGFAQVWCSVRTPESSHEGLVTDPHSPARFRVLGTLSNSRDFLRHFGCPAGSPMNPGQLCEVW; encoded by the exons ATGAGCGTCGCGCTGCAGGagctgggcggcggcggcggcggcctcggCACC atGGTGGAGTACAAACGCGCCACGCTCCGCGAGGAAGACGCGCCCGAGCCCCCCGCCGAGGGCGGGGCCTCCCCGGACGCCATGGAGGTGggca GACGGGGCCGGCGTTCCGGGGCCCCGCACACCCGGCGGGAGCTGGTCCTGGCCGGCGTTTCCCTCCTGCTGGCCACGCTGCTGCTGGGCTGCCTGGTGGCCCTGGGCATCCAGTCCCGCAGAG ACCCGTCCCGCCGAACCTGCCTCTCCGAGGCCTGCGTGCGAGTGGCCGGGAAGATCCTGGAGTCCCTGGACCGAGGGGTGAGCCCCTGCGAGGACTTCTACCAGTTCTCCTGCGGGGGCTGGATCCGCCGCAACCCCCTGCCCGACGGCCGCTCCCGCTGGAACACCTTCAACAGCCTGTGGGACCAGAACCAGGCCGTCCTGAAGCACCTGCTGG AGAACACCACCTTCAACTCCAGCAGCGAGGCGGAGAGGAAGACCCAGCGCTTCTACCTGTCCTGCCTGCAGGTGGAGCGCATCGAGGAGCTGGGAGCCCAGCCTCTTCGAGACCTCATtgacaag ATTGGCGGTTGGAACATTTCGGGGCCCTGGGAGCAGTACAACTTCATGGAGGTGCTGAAGGCAGTGGCAGGGACCTACAGAGCCACGCCCTTCTTCACCGTCTACATCAGCGCCGATTCTAAGAGTTCCAACAGCAACATCATCCAG GTGGACCAGTCAGGACTCTTTCTACCATCCCGAGATTACTACTTAAATAGAACTGCCAATGAGAAA GTGCTTACTGCCTACCTGAACTACATGGAGGAGCTGGGAACGCTGCTGGGTGGATGGCCGGCTTCCACCCGGGAACAGATGCAGCAGGTGCTAGAACTGGAGATACAACTAGCCAACATCAcagtgccccaggaccagcggCGCGACGAGGAGAAGATCTACCACAAGATGAGCATCGCGGAGCTGCAG gcTCTGGCCCCCTCCATAGACTGGCTTGAGTTCCTGTCTTTCTTGCTGTCACCGTTGGAGCTGGGTGACTCGGAGCCTGTGGTGGTCTATGGGACAGATTACTTACGGCAGGTGTCAGATCTCATCAACTGCACGGAACCCAG TATCCTGAACAACTACTTGATCTGGAACTTGGTGCAGAAGACAACCTCGAGCCTGGACCGGCGTTTTGAAGCTGCCCAAGAGAAGCTGCTGGAGAGCCTGTATGGCACCAAGAAG TCCTGCACACCAAGATGGCAGACCTGTATCTCCAACACAGATGACGCGCTTGGCTTTGCCTTGGGCTCCCTGTTTGTGAAGGCTACCTTTGACCGACAAAGCAAGGAAATC GCAGAAGGGATGATCAGTGAGATCCGGTCTGCTTTTGAGGAGGCCCTGGGACAGCTGGTTTGGATGGACGAGAAGACCCGGCAGGCAGCCAAGGAGAAA GCAGATGCTATCTACGATATGATTGGTTTCCCGGACTTCATCCTAGAGCCCAAAGAGCTAGATGATGTGTATGATGGG TACGAAGTTTCTGAAGATTCCTTCTTTCAAAACATGTTGAATTTGTACAACTTCTCTGCTAAGGTGATGGCTGACCAGCTCCGCAAGCCTCCCAGCCGTGACCA GTGGAGCATGACCCCCCAGACAGTGAATGCCTACTACCTTCCAACCAAGAACGAAATCGTCTTCCCTGCTGGCATCCTGCAGGCCCCTTTCTATGCCCGCCACCACCCCAA GGCCCTGAACTTTGGTGGCATTGGCGTGGTCATGGGCCATGAGTTGACACATGCCTTTGATGACCAAG GGCGGGAGTACGACAAGGAAGGAAACCTGCGGCCCTGGTGGCAGAATGAGTCCCTAGCAGCCTTCCGGAACCACACAGCCTGCATGGAGGAACAGTACAACCGGTACCAGGTCAATGGGGAGAGGCTCAATGGCCGCCAGACGCTGGGGGAGAACATCGCTGACAACGGGGGGCTTCAGGCTGCTTACAAC gcctACGAAGCCTGGCTGAGGAAGCACGGGGAAGAGCAGCAGCTGCCCGCCGTGGGGCTCACCAACCACCAACTCTTCTTTGTGGGATTTGCCCAG GTGTGGTGCTCAGTCCGCACACCAGAGAGCTCTCACGAGGGGCTGGTGACTGACCCCCACAGCCCTGCTCGCTTCCGAGTGCTGGGCACGCTCTCCAACTCCCGAGACTTCCTCCGGCACTTCGGCTGCCCTGCCGGCTCCCCCATGAACCCAGGGCAGCTGTGCGAGGTGTGGTAG
- the Camk2n2 gene encoding calcium/calmodulin-dependent protein kinase II inhibitor 2, translating into MSEILPYGEDKMGRFGADPEGADLSFSCRLQDTNSFFAGNQAKRPPKLGQIGRAKRVVIEDDRIDDVLKGMGEKPPSGV; encoded by the exons atgTCCGAGATCCTACCCTACGGCGAGGACAAGATGGGCCGCTTCGGCGCGGACCCCGAGGGCGCCGACCTCTCCTTCAGCTGCCGCCTGCAGGACACCAACTCCTTCTTCGCGGGCAACCAGGCCAAGCGGCCCCCCAAGCTGGGCCAGATCGGCCGGGCCAAGCGAG TGGTGATCGAGGATGACCGGATAGACGACGTGCTgaaggggatgggggagaagCCGCCGTCCGGAGTGTAG